A genomic stretch from Centroberyx gerrardi isolate f3 chromosome 10, fCenGer3.hap1.cur.20231027, whole genome shotgun sequence includes:
- the LOC144539869 gene encoding heat shock 70 kDa protein 12A-like — MGDSFIIAIDFGTAYSGYAFSVSPRQAQIQPTVPSWGKEHGFETLKTPTCILFNEDEEFLKFGYDAKMAYTKMGSEEAKKNYLFENFKMSLYGKQLNRDVMIAATNGKSMSALKVITETLRYLKEHALKTISDNTGKKFIASDFTWVLTVPAIWDPSAKQFMREAATEAGIVTEHKADRLVIALEPEAASVWCKKLPSDGFIAETVGQNTLEQAPGTQYIVVDCGGGTIDITVHEVLDGGALKELYKASGNDLGGQNVDKKFKSFLKEIFSDDLWDEYERSYSSEFQKMMYSFSVLKCVEEDVEISCPFNLAALAQKRQNIEMFFQTVQGASWDDGAIIISKEKMKSFFDESLSGITKNLREILKKDLRIEYILLVGGYASSVTLRKHIHKQFGNQCKVLRPFKAQEAIMKGAVMFGRHPEVVASRESPFTYGVGMCERFDESRHKAENKFSNKEGDWCRDVFKKLVEIDQNVGWNETKEHIFTPIEADQTVVKFPFYRTERKDPKYVDEWGIDPVGSFSVNTPDTKRGMDRKIKLEIKFGSTEIQATATDIDSNSTGSIKIDFMHSKMQLFPLLELWGSTCA, encoded by the exons ATGGGTGATTCGTTTATCATAGCGATAGACTTTGGTACTGCATACAGTGGATATGCCTTCAGTGTGTCACCCAGACAGGCACAAATCCAACCCACTGTGCCATCCTGGGGAAAAGAGCATGGATTTGAAACCTTGAAGACTCCTACCTGCATTCTTTTTAATGAAGATGAAGAATTCCTCAAGTTTGGTTATGATGCCAAAATGGCATACACTAAAATGGGTAGCGAAGAAGCAAAGAAAAACTACCTCTTTGAAAACTTCAAGATGTCACTCTATGGAAAA CAACTCAACAGGGATGTAATGATTGCAGCCACAAATGGCAAGTCGATGAGTGCCTTGAAGGTAATCACAGAAACCCTGCGCTACCTGAAGGAACATGCACTGAAAACCATCAGTGACAACACAGGGAAGAAGTTCATCGCCTCTGATTTCACCTGGGTGCTGACTGTGCCTGCTATCTGGGATCCTTCTGCAAAGCAGTTCATGAGAGAAGCTGCAACTGAG gCTGGTATTGTGACTGAACACAAAGCAGACAGGTTGGTAATAGCTCTGGAACCCGAGGCAGCCTCAGTCTGGTGTAAGAAGCTCCCATCTGATGGTTTCATAGCAGAGACCGTTGGCCAAAACACACTAGAGCAAGCTCCTGGAACACAATACATTGTTGTCGATTGTGGAG GTGGAACTATTGACATAACTGTACATGaagtgctggatggaggagccCTGAAGGAGCTGTACAAGGCCTCTGGTAATGACCTGGGGGGGCAAAATGTTGacaaaaagttcaaaagtttCCTCAAAGAAATATTCTCTGATGACCTCTGGGATGAGTATGAAAGAAGTTATTCCAGCGAGTTTCAGAAGATGATGTACAGCTTCTCGGTTCTTAAATGTGTGGAAGAGGATGTGGAGATTTCCTGCCCGTTTAACTTAGCAGCATTAGCtcagaaaagacaaaacataGAAATGTTCTTCCAGACAGTGCAAGGTGCATCCTGGGATGACGGGGCAATCATAAtctcaaaagagaaaatgaagtcTTTCTTTGATGAGAGTCTTAGCGGGATCACTAAGAATCTCAGAGAAATCTTGAAGAAAGATTTAAGAATTGAATACATTCTGTTAGTGGGGGGCTATGCCTCAAGTGTGACTCTGcgcaaacacattcacaagcaGTTTGGCAATCAGTGTAAAGTGTTGCGCCCTTTTAAGGCCCAAGAAGCAATCATGAAGGGAGCTGTCATGTTTGGAAGACATCCAGAGGTTGTGGCATCACGAGAAAGTCCCTTTACTTATGGGGTTGGTATGTGTGAGAGGTTTGACGAGTCCAGGCATAAGGCAGAAAACAAATTCTCAAACAAAGAGGGTGACTGGTGTCGTGATGTTTTCAAGAAACTGGTGGAAATTGATCAAAATGTGGGTTGGAATGAAACCAAAGAGCACATCTTCACTCCAATAGAAGCAGATCAGACAGTGGTAAAGTTTCCTTTTTAtcgcacagagagaaaagatcCTAAGTATGTGGATGAATGGGGAATTGACCCAGTTGGTTCATTTTCAGTTAACACGCCTGACACTAAACGTGGCATGGATCGCAAGATCAAATTAGAAATCAAGTTTGGCTCCACAGAAATACAAGCCACAGCCACTGACATAGATTCCAACTCAACAGGATCTATCAAGATTGACTTCATGCACTCCAAAATGCAGCTGTTTCCTCTATTAGAACTTTGGGGCTCAACTTGTGCCTAG